The window GACCCCGACGGCGTTCTCAATCCCGGCTCGGCGCTCTAGCCGCCCTGCCACTTCCACCGGCGACCGACCGGAGCGCTCGCGCACCGGTTGCCCGTCGGCTCACTCCGCCCGCGCACGACCGCGACGCGATCCGTCCCCATCGCATCCATCGAGGAGCACACACCACATGACCACACCCGATCGATCCGCCCGCCGACTGCGGCGGCTGTTCGGTACCGCGTTGAGCGCGGCCGCCGTGATCGCCCTCGTCGCGGGCTGCAGCTCCGGGGCATCCGCGGCCGGCGCCGGCGACGGCACGCCGAAGGAGGGCGGCGACCTCGTCTTCCAGATCGACTCGCTCGGCACCTCGTGGGTGCCGAACTCGAGCTCCATCTCGAGCTTCCAGGGCAACATCTGGGGCGAGCTCACCGACAAGCTCGTCTATGTCGACGACCAGGGCAACGTGACCCCCTGGATCGCCGAGAGCTGGGAGGCGTCGGACGACGCGACGTCGTTCACGCTCCACCTCAAGGAGGGTGTGACGTTCTCGGACGGTTCACCGCTCGACGCGGACGCGGTCGTGAAGAACCTCGACGTCTGGGCCAAGGGGCTCCCGGACCAGGGCATCCCACGCGTCGGCCTCTTCCCGTCCGCGAACTACACGGGCGCGACCGCGGTCGACGCGACCACCGTCCAGGTGACGTTCTCGGCGCCGACGCTCGGCTTCATCCCGACGCTCGGGTACCACGGCTCGATCCTCATCGCCCCGTCGTCGCTCGAGGGCACGGCCGAGCAGCAGGCGGACCTCGCCAACAACTTCGGCAGCGGCCCGTTCGTCGTGGAGTCGTGGAAGGACGGCGACAGCGTCGTCATCACGAAGCGCGAGGACTACAACTGGGGCCCCGAGGCGCGCGGCCACACGGGCCCCGCCTACCTCGACTCGATCACCTACAAGGTCGTGCCGGAGCCGTCGCTCCGCACGGCGAGCGTGCAGTCGAACCAGGCCGACGTCGCGTACAACGCGGCACCGCAGGAGCTCGCGGGCCTCAAGGAGGCCGGCTTCGCGGTCGCGGCACCCCGCTACCTCGGGTTCGTGAACGGCTACGCGCTCAACACGCAGGTCGCGCCGTTCGACGACAAGAACGTGCGGCTCGCGTTCCAGCACGGCTTCGACCGCCAGCAGATCCTCGACACGGTCTACACCGACGACTGGCTGGCCGCGGAGTCGTTCATCCAGAGCAATGTGCCCGGCGCGACGGACCACAGCGACTCGTTCGCCTACGACCCCGAGACCTCGAAGCGACTGCTCGACGAGGCGGGGTGGACGCCCGGCGCCGACGGCGTGCGGACGAAGGACGGGCAGACGCTCGCGCTCACCCTCTACCCGAACCCGTACCTCGCGGCCTCGAAGACGGTCGACGAGCTCGTCGCGCAGCAGCTCGGCGACCTCGGCTTCGCGGTCGACATCCAGGTGTACGACGTCACGACGTACGGCGAGAAGGTGATCGGCAACGACTCGGTCGCGGCCTACGAGATCACGCGCAGTTTCGTCGACGCGGGCACCGTCGCGGGCGTGCTGACGGGTGCGAAGGAAGGGGACGAGGACTGGTTCCACCTCGGCACGAGCGACCAGCACCTCGTCGACCTCTCCCAGCAGGTCGCGGGCGCCTCGAACACCGAGGACCGCGACCCGGTGCTCGACGAGCTCCAGGGCTACGTGCTCGACGAGGGCTACTTCGTGCCGATCACGCAGATCGCGCAGCGCATCTACGTGCTGACGCCCGATCTGCACGACGTCACCTACAACGGGCTCGCGTACGCGAGCTTCGCGACCGCCTGGCTCGACCGCTGACCCGGTGCGGGGCGCGACCATCGCGGTCGCGCCCCGCACGCGGGCGGCCCGCGCCGCCCGACACGCACGACCGACCACGTCGTCACCCACGCACCACCCCACCCACGCCCCGCCTCCACGACACCACCCACCCGCAATCGACCGACCGACCGGAGCAGACATGAACCGGAGCTACCTCGCCTTCGCCGCCAGGCGGGCCCTGCAGGCGATCGTCGTCGTGCTGCTCGCCTACGTCTTCACCTTCGTCGTCATCAGCGTGCTGCCGGGCGACCCCGTCACCTCGACGCTCCGCAACCCCGACAACGGGTTCAGCGAGGACGAGATCCAGCGCATCATCGCCTACTACGGACTCGACCAACCGCTCGTGGTGCAGCTGTGGACGTCGCTCTCCCGCTTCCTCGTCGGTGACTTCGGCATCTCGCTGCGCTCGAACCTGCCCGTCGCGCAGATCATCGGCGAAGCACTGCCGTCGACGCTCGTGCTCGCGACGAGCGCGCTCGCGGTCGCGATCGTGCTCGCCTCGCTCATCGCCTACGGCACGCAGGTGCTGCCCCCGAAGTACGGGCAGGGCGTGCTGCGCGCGTTCCCGTCGCTGTTCCTCTCGGTGCCGAACTTCGTCATCGGCCTCCTGCTCATCCACGTCTTCGCGTTCGGTCTCGGGCTGTTCCGCATCATCGACCCGGAGAGCCCGTGGGGTACGTTCTTCGCGGCGGTCGCGCTCG is drawn from Pseudoclavibacter chungangensis and contains these coding sequences:
- a CDS encoding ABC transporter permease — translated: MNRSYLAFAARRALQAIVVVLLAYVFTFVVISVLPGDPVTSTLRNPDNGFSEDEIQRIIAYYGLDQPLVVQLWTSLSRFLVGDFGISLRSNLPVAQIIGEALPSTLVLATSALAVAIVLASLIAYGTQVLPPKYGQGVLRAFPSLFLSVPNFVIGLLLIHVFAFGLGLFRIIDPESPWGTFFAAVALGIPVSAQIAEVLIAGLDHESSQDYAAVARSRGLGRTRLFAAHLVKPASLPVVTVIALTIGELLGGSLITETVFGRTGVGSVVQRAVSSQDLPVLQAVVSLAAVVFVVANLLADLSYPLLDPRVRIEGARVKRVPAVADPAAATTAPDVAKTPLTAITTTARPE
- a CDS encoding ABC transporter substrate-binding protein, yielding MTTPDRSARRLRRLFGTALSAAAVIALVAGCSSGASAAGAGDGTPKEGGDLVFQIDSLGTSWVPNSSSISSFQGNIWGELTDKLVYVDDQGNVTPWIAESWEASDDATSFTLHLKEGVTFSDGSPLDADAVVKNLDVWAKGLPDQGIPRVGLFPSANYTGATAVDATTVQVTFSAPTLGFIPTLGYHGSILIAPSSLEGTAEQQADLANNFGSGPFVVESWKDGDSVVITKREDYNWGPEARGHTGPAYLDSITYKVVPEPSLRTASVQSNQADVAYNAAPQELAGLKEAGFAVAAPRYLGFVNGYALNTQVAPFDDKNVRLAFQHGFDRQQILDTVYTDDWLAAESFIQSNVPGATDHSDSFAYDPETSKRLLDEAGWTPGADGVRTKDGQTLALTLYPNPYLAASKTVDELVAQQLGDLGFAVDIQVYDVTTYGEKVIGNDSVAAYEITRSFVDAGTVAGVLTGAKEGDEDWFHLGTSDQHLVDLSQQVAGASNTEDRDPVLDELQGYVLDEGYFVPITQIAQRIYVLTPDLHDVTYNGLAYASFATAWLDR